One Lepisosteus oculatus isolate fLepOcu1 chromosome 13, fLepOcu1.hap2, whole genome shotgun sequence genomic region harbors:
- the LOC102697760 gene encoding extracellular calcium-sensing receptor-like produces the protein MHFILCVSVLLSIVWLLAGAIEPKCKIRDKFDLYGLYKDGDILFGGIFEIHFTTIYPELSFHSKPAQLSCEGFDFAGFQWAQTMAFAIEEINRDPALLPNITLGYRLYDNCVKLAVAFRAATALISGEDDSVTDYSCTGTPPVLAIVGDPGSTHSIAISRMLGLFRVPMVSYYATCSCLSNKEAHPSFFRTIPNDNFQVKAMVQILRHYGWTWVGAIASNDDYGLFAVKTFIEEVNKFGCIAFSEILPRNNDRSEILKIVDTIKESTARVIVIFSTEAYIFPLAEELVHQNIRGRQWIASEAWTTSTVFQTKELLPYFGGTLGIAIRRGEIPGLEQYLLKVHPVFDPSNNLVIKYWEALFDCTFTEKTAERNSSNVKKKCTGAEDVLSKKNEYSDVSELRATYNVYKAVYALAHSLHNLMSCEPGKGPFQNNSCADITTVQPWQLLHYLARVNFTTHYGDRVSFDENGDALAIYDVMNWQRADDGAVKTVTIGLFDESAPAGQELTLNEDNIFWNFESNNPPRSVCSESCQPGTRKATRKGEPLCCFDCVPCAEGEISNHTDSIDCFKCPMDYWSSPGRDQCVLKEIEFLSYHDPLGISLTTISIFGACTSVGVLIIFFYYRNTPVVRANNSELSFLLLLSLILCFLCSLLFIGQPQHVTCMLRHIVFGISFVLCISCILVKTIVVIMAFRATLPDNNVMKWFGAAQQRGTVFVFTVIQALICIVWLTVAPPLPFKNTQYQNSKIIFECNVGSITGFSFLLGYIGLLASVCFLLAFLARNLPDNFNEAKFITFSMLIFCAVWIAFIPAYVSSPGKYSDAVEIFAILASSFGLLIAIFAPKCYIILLHPEKNTKKALMGRAAPKA, from the exons ATGCATTTTATTCTGTGCGTTTCTGTATTACTGAGCATAGTCTGGCTACTAGCAGGTGCTATTGAGCCCAAATGCAAAATCCGTGACAAATTTGATCTATATGGGCTATATAAAGATGGGGACATTCTTTTTGGAGGAATATTTGAAATTCACTTTACAACAATATATCCTGAATTGTCTTTTCATTCTAAACCAGCACAGTTGAGCTGTGAGGG TTTTGATTTTGCAGGATTTCAGTGGGCACAGACCATGGCTTTTGCTATTGAGGAAATCAACAGAGACCCTGCTCTTCTCCCTAACATCACACTGGGATACAGGCTGTATGACAACTGTGTGAAGCTGGCAGTGGCTTTTCGAGCAGCAACAGCTCTGATCAGCGGAGAGGATGATTCTGTCACTGACTACAGCTGTACAGGGACTCCCCCTGTCTTAGCCATTGTTGGGGATCCTGGTTCTACACATTCTATTGCCATATCAAGAATGCTGGGCCTCTTCCGGGTTCCAATG GTCAGTTACTACGCCACATGCTCTTGCTTGAGCAATAAAGAGGCACACCCTTCTTTCTTCAGAACAATCCCAAATGACAATTTTCAAGTCAAGGCCATGGTTCAAATCCTCAGGCATTACGGATGGACCTGGGTGGGAGCCATAGCGAGCAACGACGACTACGGGCTGTTTGCTGTCAAGACTTTCATCGAGGAGGTAAACAAGTTCGGCTGCATAGCTTTCTCAGAAATCTTGCCTCGCAACAACGACAGatctgaaattctcaaaattGTTGACACTATCAAAGAGTCGACGGCCAGAGTTATTGTCATATTTTCCACAGAAGCCTATATTTTTCCTCTGGCTGAGGAGCTAGTTCACCAAAATATCAGGGGCAGGCAGTGGATTGCAAGTGAAGCCTGGACCACCTCCACTGTCTTCCAGACCAAGGAATTGCTGCCCTACTTCGGCGGGACACTAGGAATCGCCATCCGCAGGGGAGAAATCCCAGGACTGGAGCAATATCTCCTAAAGGTTCACCCCGTCTTTGATCCCAGCAACAATTTAGTCATCAAGTACTGGGAAGCGCTCTTTGATTGCACATTTACAGAGAAAACAGCTGAGCGCAATTCGTccaatgtgaaaaagaaatgtactgGGGCAGAAGATGTTTTAAGCAAGAAAAACGAATACAGTGATGTTTCAGAACTGCGTGCAACTTACAATGTGTATAAAGCAGTGTACGCCTTGGCACACTCCCTGCACAATCTGATGTCCTGTGAGCCTGGAAAAGGGCCCTTTCAGAATAACTCCTGTGCAGACATCACAACTGTGCAGCCCTGGCAG TTGCTGCACTACCTGGCGAGAGTGAACTTCACTACTCACTATGGAGACAGGGTGTCCTTCGATGAGAACGGAGATGCTCTTGCAATCTATGATGTGATGAACTGGCAGAGGGCCGATGACGgggctgtgaaaacagtaacaATCGGTCTGTTTGATGAATCAGCTCCTGCTGGACAAGAGCTTACTCTGAATGAAGATAACATCTTTTGGAATTTTGAATCTAACAAT CCCCCCAGGTCTGTGTGCAGTGAAAGCTGTCAGCCTGGCACCAGGAAGGCAACCAGGAAAGGGGAGCCCCTCTGCTGTTTCGACTGTGTGCCTTGTGCAGAGGGAGAGATCAGCAACCACACAG ATTCTATTGATTGTTTCAAATGCCCCATGGACTACTGGTCGAGCCCAGGCAGGGACCAGTGTGTGCTGAAGGAAATTGAGTTCCTTTCCTATCATGACCCTCTGGGAATCTCTTTAACCACCATCTCAATATTCGGGGCCTGTACTTCGGTTGGAGTtctaatcattttcttttattacagGAACACCCCAGTTGTAAGAGCCAACAATTCTGAACTGAGCTTCCTGCTGCTGCTTTCTCTGATACTCTGCTTCCTCTGCTCATTGCTGTTTATTGGTCAGCCACAGCATGTAACCTGTATGTTGCGGCACATTGTGTTTGGgatcagttttgttttgtgcataTCTTGCATTCTTGTGAAAACCATTGTTGTCATCATGGCCTTCAGAGCCACACTGCCAGACAATAATGTCATGAAGTGGTTTGGTGCTGCTCAACAGAGAggcactgtttttgtctttaCTGTCATCCAGGCTCTGATCTGTATTGTGTGGCTAACTGTGGCCCCTCCtttaccatttaaaaacacacagtaTCAAAACTCAAAAATAATCTTTGAGTGTAATGTTGGCTCAATAACTGGATTTAGTTTCCTGCTGGGGTACATAGGCTTGCTAGCCAGTGTCTGTTTTCTGCTGGCTTTCCTTGCAAGGAACCTGCCTGATAACTTCAATGAAGCCAAGTTCATCACTTTCAGCATGCTCATCTTCTGTGCAGTTTGGATCGCTTTCATACCAGCTTATGTCAGCTCTCCTGGGAAATACTCGGACGCTGTGGAGATTTTTGCCATCTTGGCTTCAAGCTTTGGTCTCCTCATTGCAATTTTTGCTCCAAAATGTTACATCATTCTGCTTCATCCTGAGAAAAACACCAAGAAAGCCCTCATGGGCAGAGCAGCCCCTAAGGCATAA
- the LOC102692634 gene encoding extracellular calcium-sensing receptor-like → MALVIITPLLILAWLPTAEATESVCMLWDSTNLPSLFRDGDIVLGGLFPLYDQLIVTEDSYRNTPELPHCINLKYRSFRWAQGMVFAIEEINQDSSLLPNIRLGYRILDSCGKHPLALRGAFSALSRQSSLSPGNVCTGSGAVPVIIGDTSSTQSIILSKTLGPFQVPLVSYSASCACLSNRREYPNFFRTIPSDFYQARTMAQMVMYFGWPWVGAIATDNDYGILGIQMFAEQVKTAGVCIAFFETVSKVFPKRDAVRIAEVVKASTARVIIVFAFYTDVEVVFEELVKQNVTGRQFIGSEGWSTSPTIYNKDFSSLSLGVLGVAIRRAQIPGMESFLVSLHPSKYPGNPFVRELWETSFHCRLNGENATTLGNLPACSGSENLATVKNTFTDVSQLRITYNVYKAVYAVAHALHNLQACKDGNGPFENNSCGDIYNLKSGQLLHYLSEVQFTNKLGENVHFEGGDSKVVYDIVNWQKSPTGSMEYVTIGRVDGSDIFINEKAIVWTSGKKEVPVSICTEDCPPGTRKATRKGEPSCCFDCILCAEGELSNTTNSLQCDKCPLEYWSNAYRNECIPRDVEFLSFEDTMGITLTTVALSGASITLAVAIIFLYYKNTPIVRANNSELSFLLLFSLMMCFLCSLCFIGKPSIWSCKIQHIAFGVSFVLCISCLLVKTIVVLMAFQATLPGNDVMKWFGPTQQRSSVIVCTLIQVLQCAVWLSVSPPLPNKNTSYQNSKIILECAVGSIVAFCCVLGYIGLLACLCFTLAFLARNLPDNFNEGKFITFSMLIFCAVWITFIPAYISSPGKYTVAVEIFAILSSSFGLLGCIFAPKCFIILLRPENNTKKFLMGRASA, encoded by the exons ATGGCTTTGGTTATAATAACACCACTGTTGATCCTAGCCTGGCTCCCGACAGCTGAAGCCACAGAGTCCGTCTGTATGTTATGGGACAGCACTAATTTGCCAAGCCTCTTCCGAGATGGGGACATTGTTCTAGGAGGGTTGTTCCCCCTGTATGACCAGTTAATTGTGACGGAGGACTCATACAGAAACACCCCAGAATTGCCACACTGCATAAA tttaaaatacagGTCTTTTCGCTGGGCTCAGGGGATGGTTTTTGCAATAGAAGAAATTAACCAGGACTCCAGTCTCCTCCCCAATATCAGACTTGGCTATAGGATACTCGACAGCTGTGGAAAACACCCCCTGGCTCTGAGAGGTGCCTTTTCGGCTCTCAGCAGACAGAGTAGTTTGAGTCCCGGCAACGTATGCACTGGATCTGGTGCGGTTCCTGTAATAATCGGGGACACATCCTCTACGCAGTCCATCATATTGTCGAAAACCCTGGGGCCCTTTCAAGTTCCACTG gTCAGTTATTCTGCTTCTTGTGCTTGCCTGAGCAACAGGCGAGAGTATCCTAACTTTTTCAGGACAATACCCAGTGATTTTTATCAGGCGCGGACAATGGCGCAGATGGTCATGTATTTTGGATGGCCCTGGGTGGGAGCTATCGCTACCGACAATGACTATGGAATTTTAGGGATTCAGATGTTTGCGGAGCAGGTGAAAACCGCCGGAGTCTGCATTGCCTTTTTCGAGACGGTCTCTAAAGTTTTTCCCAAAAGAGATGCGGTGCGCATCGCAGAGGTTGTCAAAGCGTCGACGGCGAGAGTCATTATCGTCTTTGCTTTTTACACGGATGTGGAGGTGGTGTTTGAGGAGCTGGTGAAGCAAAACGTCACAGGCAGGCAGTTCATAGGGAGCGAGGGTTGGAGCACCAGCCCCACGATTTACAATAAGGACTTCTCCTCTCTTTCCCTGGGAGTTCTCGGTGTTGCTATCCGTCGGGCTCAGATTCCAGGGATGGAGAGCTTCCTTGTCAGTCTCCACCCCTCAAAATACCCTGGCAATCCATTTGTTAGGGAGCTCTGGGAAACATCTTTCCACTGCCGGTTAAATGGAGAAAATGCTACCACATTAGGGAACCTGCCTGCATGTAGTGGATCAGAAAACCTGGCTACTGTGAAAAACACTTTCACTGATGTGTCCCAGTTAAGAATTACCTATAATGTGTACAAAGCTGTATATGCAGTGGCACATGCATTGCACAACTTGCAGGCATGCAAAGATGGGAATGGACCCTTTGAAAACAACTCCTGTGGTGATATTTATAATTTGAAATCTGGACAG CTTCTACATTATTTAAGTGAAGTTCAATTTACCAACAAACTTGGAGAAAATGTTCACTTTGAAGGGGGTGACAGTAAAGTTGTATATGATATAGTAAATTGGCAAAAGAGCCCAACAGGATCTATGGAGTATGTCACCATCGGGCGGGTTGATGGCTCTGACATTTTTATCAATGAGAAAGCCATTGTCTGGACCTCAGGGAAAAAAGAG GTACCTGTGTCAATCTGCACAGAAGACTGTCCCCCAGGGACTAGGAAAGCTACCAGGAAAGGAGAGCCATCATGCTGCTTTGACTGCATTCTTTGTGCAGAAGGAGAACTAAGCAACACAACAA attCCCTACAGTGTGACAAATGTCCCTTGGAGTACTGGTCAAACGCCTACAGAAATGAGTGCATTCCTCGAGATGTTGAATTCCTGTCATTTGAAGACACAATGGGGATTACACTCACAACAGTTGCTTTATCTGGAGCCAGCATAACCTTGGCTGTGGCTATCATTTTCTTATATTATAAAAACACGCCAATTGTCAGAGCAAACAACTCCGAGCTTAGCTTCCTATTACTCTTCTCTTTAATGATGTGTTTCCTGTGCTCCCTGTGTTTCATTGGGAAACCTTCCATCTGGAGCTGTAAAATCCAGCACATAGCGTTTGGGGTCAGTTTTGTGCTCTGCATTTCATGTCTTCTTGTGAAAACTATTGTTGTGTTGATGGCTTTCCAAGCCACTCTCCCTGGAAATGATGTCATGAAATGGTTTGGGCCCACACAGCAGAGAAGCAGTGTCATAGTCTGCACCTTAATCCAGGTTCTCCAATGTGCTGTCTGGCTTTCAGTTAGCCCCCCTCTGCCAAATAAGAACACCAGCTACCAGAACTCAAAAATAATCTTAGAATGTGCAGTGGGGTCCATTGTAGCCttttgttgtgtgctggggTATATTGGTTTGCTAGCATGTCTCTGCTTCACGTTAGCTTTCTTGGCCCGAAATCTGCCAGACAATTTCAATGAAGGaaaattcattacattcagcATGCTTATATTCTGTGCTGTCTGGATCACCTTTATCCCAGCTTATATCAGCTCCCCtggcaaatatacagtagctgtagaaATTTTTGCTATTTTGTCTTCCAGTTTTGGTCTCCTTGGGTGCATCTTTGCCCCCAAATGCTTTATTATTTTACTCAGAccagaaaataatacaaaaaagttTCTTATGGGAAGAGCATCTGCATAG